A genome region from Candidatus Zixiibacteriota bacterium includes the following:
- a CDS encoding phosphoribosylformylglycinamidine cyclo-ligase — protein sequence MNEKKHLTYAEAGVDIERGDEATRKIKKLIESTYNARVIGGFGHFGGCFSGRFEGIEEPVLVSSADGVGTKIKLACMLKKYDTVGLDIVHHCVNDIAVMGAQPLYFLDYIGLGRLEPGTVEEIVGGLAEGCRNAGTALIAGETAEMPDIYNEGEFDLAGFIVGLVDRKKIIDGANIVAGDKIYGFGSSGLHTNGYTLARKIAFEAAGWAPDHYIDELGDTIGDALLTPHKLYLDIIAGLREREFVRGFAHVTGGGIAGNLSRIMPAGLTFHIDTGSWQVPKIFGLLQKHGNVETAEMFHAFNMGIGLLCVVDRRADDDLFSGMEGDDRPVLIGEVIKGDKPQLNF from the coding sequence ATGAATGAAAAGAAACATCTCACCTACGCCGAGGCCGGAGTTGATATCGAACGGGGCGACGAGGCCACGCGCAAAATCAAGAAACTGATCGAGTCCACATATAACGCCAGAGTAATTGGTGGTTTCGGGCATTTTGGCGGATGCTTTTCCGGCCGGTTCGAGGGGATCGAAGAACCGGTTCTGGTCTCCTCGGCCGATGGTGTCGGGACCAAGATCAAGCTCGCCTGCATGCTGAAAAAATACGATACGGTCGGGCTGGATATAGTTCATCATTGTGTCAATGATATTGCTGTGATGGGCGCACAACCGCTTTATTTTCTGGACTATATTGGACTTGGCAGGCTGGAACCGGGCACGGTTGAGGAGATCGTGGGTGGTCTGGCGGAAGGGTGCCGCAACGCCGGCACGGCCCTGATTGCGGGTGAGACAGCCGAGATGCCGGATATATATAATGAAGGTGAATTCGACCTGGCAGGCTTTATTGTCGGCCTGGTCGACCGTAAAAAAATTATCGACGGTGCGAATATTGTGGCTGGAGATAAAATCTATGGTTTCGGATCCAGCGGGCTCCATACCAACGGTTATACGCTGGCGCGCAAGATCGCTTTCGAGGCGGCCGGTTGGGCACCCGATCATTACATCGATGAACTCGGTGATACTATTGGCGATGCCCTGCTCACTCCTCACAAGCTCTATCTGGACATCATCGCCGGCCTGCGTGAAAGGGAATTTGTAAGGGGATTCGCCCATGTTACCGGCGGTGGTATCGCGGGAAACCTGTCACGGATTATGCCCGCTGGTTTGACTTTCCACATCGATACCGGAAGCTGGCAGGTGCCGAAAATATTCGGCCTGTTGCAAAAGCATGGTAATGTCGAAACGGCCGAGATGTTTCATGCCTTCAATATGGGTATTGGCCTGCTATGCGTGGTCGACAGGCGTGCGGATGATGACCTGTTTTCCGGGATGGAAGGCGACGACCGCCCGGTTTTGATCGGTGAGGTTATCAAGGGAGATAAACCACAGCTTAACTTCTGA
- a CDS encoding tetratricopeptide repeat protein, producing MKKLILLIVVILFVMSSIAVSQKRLNYNGYIRSAKIYLGLTPKDFKMAAKRCEEAIHYYPDRPPLEAHYILGTIYAEKNLVDSMMNHFNYILTLCDTTTEKKVKETCEDDKYAEQIEKILFSTWINTYNDGVKVLQDAREEEQECQEYEDAMAQVECMEESMESFEDALEYFQDATKILPDSANGWVNLGLTYLRLDDTAKAMESYIKALEYNDTDLGLLTNLSTIHFNRGNFDSASIYFNKILEQELEPSSRADMLYNLAICKHNTGDIDSAIEVLNEVIEITPESPDVLYNRGAFKIRKTADIGRVANDFRDSIADGKKQYQSQVDSLNEEMGDIYHSAAEDFKKVTEISPEYRDAWEWLGNCYFYVEEWEKSAESFEELVKLDPDYEDAWCQLAIIYTRLNQPEDRDRAAEKCSKYKD from the coding sequence TTGAAGAAACTGATTTTACTGATCGTAGTTATACTGTTCGTGATGTCGTCCATAGCAGTCAGCCAGAAACGTCTCAATTACAACGGCTATATCCGTTCAGCCAAGATATATCTGGGCCTGACCCCGAAAGATTTCAAGATGGCCGCGAAGAGATGCGAAGAAGCAATTCATTACTATCCGGACAGGCCGCCTCTCGAGGCCCATTATATCCTCGGGACAATTTACGCCGAGAAAAACCTGGTCGATTCGATGATGAATCATTTCAATTATATCCTGACGTTGTGTGACACAACTACCGAGAAAAAGGTCAAAGAGACCTGCGAAGATGATAAATATGCCGAGCAGATTGAGAAGATTCTGTTCTCGACCTGGATCAATACTTATAACGACGGGGTTAAAGTTCTGCAGGATGCTCGCGAGGAAGAACAGGAATGTCAGGAATATGAGGATGCCATGGCGCAGGTGGAATGCATGGAAGAATCTATGGAGAGCTTCGAGGACGCTCTTGAATATTTTCAGGACGCCACCAAGATCCTGCCAGATTCCGCCAATGGCTGGGTGAATCTGGGCCTGACATATCTCAGGCTGGATGATACTGCCAAGGCGATGGAGAGTTACATTAAAGCGCTTGAGTACAATGACACCGATCTTGGTCTTTTAACGAATCTCTCGACGATTCATTTTAATCGTGGCAATTTCGATTCAGCTTCGATCTATTTCAACAAGATCCTCGAACAGGAACTGGAACCTTCCAGCCGGGCGGATATGCTTTACAACCTGGCGATCTGCAAGCATAATACCGGCGACATCGACAGCGCGATTGAAGTTTTGAATGAAGTTATCGAAATCACCCCGGAATCGCCCGATGTGCTCTACAACCGCGGAGCTTTCAAAATTCGTAAAACTGCTGATATCGGCCGTGTCGCCAACGATTTCCGTGATTCGATTGCCGATGGTAAAAAGCAGTACCAGTCGCAGGTCGATTCTCTGAACGAAGAAATGGGAGACATTTATCATTCAGCGGCCGAAGATTTCAAGAAGGTGACTGAGATTTCGCCGGAATATCGTGACGCCTGGGAATGGCTGGGCAACTGCTACTTCTATGTCGAGGAGTGGGAAAAATCAGCCGAATCGTTTGAAGAACTGGTCAAGCTCGATCCCGATTACGAGGATGCCTGGTGTCAGTTGGCGATTATCTACACTCGCCTGAATCAGCCCGAGGATCGCGACAGGGCGGCCGAAAAATGCAGTAAATATAAAGATTAA
- a CDS encoding DUF4139 domain-containing protein, giving the protein MRFRLISIIFILMMFAVASSAEVAVTVYNQDLALIKDQRALEFKKGAFELSLTDVPDRIDPTSVHFKLMDNPEKVALLEQNYRYDLVDFNKILEKYLDREIEMVDEKGEMFSGKLLAHNRGAVTLMKPSGGLQVLMTDKLSRYSFPSLPEGLITKPTLVWLLDSDLAGKHEAEVSYLTKGMNWHAEYVGVVSEDETDLSLAGWVSIENNSGATYPEAKLKLVAGDVNIIEDKREFLMAAYEADYGRAAKAAPGFEEKAFFEYHLYTLPRATTIADNEIKQISLFEPAVTLVKKIYLFEGNRSQGDIKVSMEFVNSKSNGLGMPLPAGKVRIMKRDSDGAMEFVGEDLIDHTPRDEKIDLYLGNAFDLVGERKVIDSRRVSKQVQEEDIEISLKNRKEAEAVTILVREKLYARDWEIQSSNFEYQRPDANTIEFKVPVEAGQEVVVKYTVRRVR; this is encoded by the coding sequence ATGAGATTCAGGCTTATTAGCATAATTTTTATTCTGATGATGTTTGCGGTTGCGAGTTCTGCGGAGGTCGCGGTCACTGTCTACAATCAGGATCTGGCCCTGATCAAAGATCAGCGCGCTCTCGAATTTAAAAAGGGTGCATTTGAATTGTCATTGACCGATGTCCCCGACAGGATCGATCCGACCTCGGTGCATTTCAAGCTTATGGATAATCCGGAAAAGGTTGCGCTCCTGGAGCAGAACTATCGCTATGACCTGGTCGACTTCAACAAGATTCTCGAGAAATATCTCGACCGCGAGATCGAGATGGTCGATGAAAAAGGTGAGATGTTTTCCGGCAAACTGCTGGCCCATAACCGCGGAGCGGTGACCCTTATGAAACCATCGGGCGGTCTTCAGGTTTTGATGACCGACAAGCTGAGCCGCTACAGTTTTCCCAGTCTTCCAGAGGGTCTGATTACCAAACCGACTCTGGTCTGGCTGCTCGATTCCGACCTGGCTGGAAAGCATGAGGCGGAGGTGTCGTACCTGACCAAAGGTATGAACTGGCATGCCGAATATGTCGGGGTGGTTTCCGAAGATGAAACCGACTTGAGCCTTGCCGGATGGGTCTCGATCGAGAATAATTCCGGTGCGACTTATCCTGAAGCGAAACTGAAACTGGTGGCTGGCGATGTCAATATCATCGAAGACAAACGTGAATTTCTTATGGCCGCTTATGAAGCTGATTATGGACGTGCCGCTAAAGCCGCTCCCGGATTCGAGGAGAAGGCTTTCTTTGAATACCACCTGTACACTCTCCCGCGCGCTACTACTATAGCCGACAACGAGATCAAGCAGATATCTCTGTTCGAACCGGCCGTTACTTTAGTCAAGAAGATCTATCTTTTTGAAGGCAACCGATCGCAGGGGGACATAAAGGTCAGCATGGAGTTTGTTAATTCTAAATCCAATGGTCTCGGTATGCCGCTTCCGGCCGGAAAAGTGAGAATTATGAAACGCGATTCCGATGGTGCCATGGAATTCGTGGGCGAAGACCTGATCGATCACACTCCGCGCGATGAAAAGATCGATCTGTATCTCGGCAATGCCTTCGATCTGGTGGGGGAACGCAAGGTCATCGATTCAAGGCGTGTCAGCAAGCAGGTGCAGGAAGAGGATATCGAAATCAGCCTGAAGAATCGCAAAGAAGCTGAAGCTGTCACGATACTGGTGCGTGAAAAATTGTATGCGCGTGACTGGGAAATTCAAAGTTCCAATTTCGAATATCAGAGACCTGATGCCAATACTATCGAGTTCAAGGTTCCGGTCGAGGCCGGCCAGGAAGTGGTAGTAAAATACACGGTCAGGCGCGTCAGGTAG
- a CDS encoding HD domain-containing protein, with protein MKAVNSKKTNHVMIEDIKNDPEVRALIAKADSNLDELGYTEHGERHCSLSANIAYNIMQRLGYSERESQLAAIAGYMHDLGNVVNRDYHAQTAALLAFDLLRRKGMNPAEIAEVMSAIGNHDEKDGAPVSAISAAVILADKTDVHYSRVRTTELIKQDIHDRVNYAARSSFLNVNQEKKTISLVIEIDTEISSVMEYFEIFLTRMVVCRRAAEYLDMKFEVEINKSKLL; from the coding sequence ATGAAGGCAGTCAACTCGAAAAAAACGAATCATGTGATGATCGAGGATATCAAGAATGATCCCGAAGTCCGGGCCTTGATCGCCAAAGCTGACAGCAACCTGGATGAACTCGGCTACACCGAGCACGGTGAGAGGCATTGCAGTCTCTCGGCCAATATCGCCTATAATATCATGCAGAGGCTGGGATACTCGGAAAGAGAGAGCCAATTAGCCGCGATCGCCGGTTATATGCACGATCTCGGCAATGTCGTCAACCGCGACTACCATGCCCAGACAGCCGCTTTATTGGCATTCGATCTCCTGCGCCGAAAGGGCATGAATCCAGCCGAAATCGCGGAAGTCATGTCGGCTATCGGCAACCACGATGAAAAAGATGGTGCTCCTGTCTCGGCTATCTCGGCCGCGGTAATACTGGCTGATAAGACCGATGTTCATTACTCGCGGGTGCGCACGACAGAACTGATCAAACAGGACATTCATGACCGGGTCAACTACGCCGCCCGTTCGTCGTTCCTGAATGTCAACCAGGAGAAAAAGACCATCTCTCTGGTAATCGAGATCGACACCGAGATATCTTCTGTTATGGAGTACTTCGAGATCTTTTTAACCCGCATGGTAGTCTGCCGCCGTGCGGCTGAATATTTGGATATGAAATTCGAAGTTGAAATCAATAAGTCAAAACTACTATGA
- the priA gene encoding primosomal protein N', with amino-acid sequence MVVNVVIFNGPPGPLSYLPPEGVISDPEIGTRVLVPLGRRKALGLVVSCSDNQGRQLKRITEIVDHRPIISRDKIEIARWISRYYRAPLKEVLSLFLLKVHTSTDSLKVYSLIEKKEIENLGLDEHQQVIIRYMAGRKEVKLSTLKKHFGGKLFFKDLTELEKAELIKVGFQARIPDVSEDIHKIRFSDPQEMILNSQQQVAYETVRETVEKSEFVPFLLFGVTGSGKSEVYLKLVWDCLRNGKSALLALPEIASSEELYRKLKNRLGNLVCRIHSGLKPNQRLEIWDNIREGNYRAVIGPRSALFTPLRDLGLIIVDEEHDSSYKQSGSSPTYHGRDLALIMGRQLNCPVLLGSATPSLESWHNAEIGKYKLLRLSQRWDSRPLPQINPVEFSFTASGTSLSEELLDRINRVVKSDGQVMLLLNRRGFAPTVKCEECGFTYACPNCSVGLVYHKGDNSLRCHLCDYKAGRSDKCPECAGRAFLYFGTGTQKLQDEIEVAFPNVPCARIDLDSASDRKSLQKTLDDFRAGKIRILIGTQMIAKSFDFPRVSLMGILSADSYLEFPDFRSREKTFALLLQASGRAGRGKFPGQVVIQHSPLYEDFIAGLKEEKVEEFLEQEMKAREELLFPPHCHLILMHLKAPAINQGEDAVGRIADMFFQNRNHFENVFEYFGPSRAPLFKLRNNYRWQILIKTTAVFKTLDIIEQMLSKTDLRSKLRNVRLSLDVDPVDML; translated from the coding sequence ATGGTTGTAAATGTCGTAATTTTCAACGGACCGCCCGGACCGCTCAGTTATCTTCCCCCAGAAGGAGTGATTTCTGATCCGGAGATCGGAACGCGGGTGCTGGTTCCGCTCGGCAGGCGTAAGGCGCTGGGGCTTGTAGTTTCATGTTCCGACAACCAGGGCCGGCAGTTAAAGCGAATCACTGAAATTGTTGATCATCGCCCAATAATAAGCCGTGATAAAATCGAAATCGCACGCTGGATCAGCAGGTATTACCGCGCGCCACTCAAGGAGGTTCTGAGCCTGTTTCTGCTCAAAGTACACACATCGACAGACAGCCTCAAGGTCTATTCGCTAATTGAAAAAAAAGAAATTGAAAACCTCGGCCTCGATGAACATCAGCAGGTTATAATCAGGTACATGGCGGGTCGCAAAGAGGTCAAGCTCTCGACATTGAAAAAACATTTTGGTGGCAAGCTGTTTTTTAAAGACCTGACGGAGCTGGAAAAAGCTGAACTGATCAAGGTCGGTTTTCAGGCCCGTATTCCGGATGTTTCCGAGGATATCCATAAAATCCGTTTTTCTGATCCGCAGGAGATGATTTTAAACAGTCAACAACAGGTCGCTTATGAGACAGTGCGCGAGACGGTCGAAAAATCGGAATTTGTTCCGTTTTTGCTGTTTGGTGTAACCGGTTCAGGGAAATCCGAAGTCTACCTCAAGCTTGTCTGGGACTGTCTCAGAAACGGCAAAAGCGCACTTCTGGCACTTCCAGAGATCGCGTCCTCAGAAGAACTCTATCGCAAGCTGAAAAACAGGCTGGGCAACCTCGTCTGCCGGATCCATTCCGGGCTCAAGCCGAACCAGCGACTTGAAATCTGGGATAATATTCGCGAGGGCAATTACCGCGCGGTAATCGGTCCGCGATCGGCGCTGTTTACTCCGTTGCGGGATCTGGGATTGATCATTGTCGACGAGGAACATGACAGTTCCTACAAACAATCCGGGTCCTCGCCGACTTACCATGGACGCGATCTGGCGCTGATAATGGGCCGGCAACTCAACTGCCCGGTTCTGCTGGGATCTGCCACACCCTCACTGGAGAGCTGGCATAACGCGGAAATTGGTAAGTACAAGCTTCTGCGCCTGAGCCAGCGCTGGGACAGCCGTCCCCTGCCCCAGATCAATCCGGTCGAGTTCAGTTTTACCGCCAGCGGGACGAGCCTTTCCGAGGAACTTCTGGACCGTATAAACCGGGTCGTGAAAAGCGACGGCCAGGTAATGCTATTGTTGAATCGGCGCGGTTTCGCTCCCACGGTCAAATGCGAGGAATGCGGGTTCACGTATGCTTGCCCGAACTGTTCGGTCGGACTGGTCTATCACAAGGGGGACAATTCCCTGCGCTGTCATCTCTGTGACTACAAAGCCGGCCGGTCCGATAAGTGTCCAGAATGCGCGGGACGGGCATTTCTGTATTTCGGGACCGGCACCCAGAAGCTCCAGGACGAAATAGAGGTCGCCTTTCCAAATGTTCCCTGTGCCAGGATTGACCTGGACAGCGCCTCGGACCGCAAAAGCTTGCAGAAAACACTGGATGACTTTCGGGCCGGGAAAATCAGGATTTTGATCGGCACGCAGATGATCGCCAAGTCCTTTGATTTTCCCAGGGTTTCCCTTATGGGAATCCTGTCGGCTGACTCCTACCTGGAATTCCCGGATTTCAGGAGCCGGGAGAAAACATTCGCGCTTCTCCTGCAGGCCTCCGGGCGTGCCGGTCGGGGCAAATTTCCGGGCCAGGTCGTAATCCAGCATTCTCCTCTCTATGAAGATTTTATTGCAGGTCTCAAGGAAGAAAAAGTGGAAGAGTTTCTCGAACAGGAGATGAAAGCCAGGGAGGAACTTTTGTTTCCACCTCATTGCCATCTGATTCTGATGCATCTCAAAGCCCCCGCGATCAACCAGGGCGAGGACGCAGTCGGCAGGATCGCTGATATGTTTTTCCAAAACCGGAACCATTTTGAGAATGTGTTTGAATACTTCGGACCCTCACGAGCTCCCCTGTTTAAACTGCGCAATAATTATCGCTGGCAGATACTGATCAAGACCACGGCGGTATTCAAAACCCTCGATATCATTGAGCAAATGCTTTCAAAAACCGATCTCAGGTCAAAACTGCGCAATGTGCGCCTGTCGCTCGACGTCGATCCTGTCGATATGTTGTAA